CTTACGAAAGTTCTGGAAGAGGTAAGAAAATCTGTCGAGTTCATCCCTTGGAGCCTTAGAAAACTCGGATAATACATCGCTTTATCTTTCGTATTGTTCACTTTCACTTCCGCAACGACAACATAGCCGTCGTTTTGATCATCGAATTCTATGTACATGTCATCGTTCATGTCCGTGACTTTCAGGACCTGATACTTCTCTACAGACACAATGAATCCGTCCATATCGTTTTTGAAACCAGGATCTTCATTCGTATATAGCACTTCAACATCGCCTTCTGATTGTTCGGTGATATTATCTGTCATAACTTCCCCCCCATTGGGCGAAGCTTCCTCCTCATCTGTTGCTTTCTCCTCTTTCTCCTCTTTCTTTTCTTTTTCTTCACCTTCGTCTTTTTTCTTTTCTTCTGCTGCTGTGTCCTGGTTATCTGAAGAACCGGTTTCTTCAGACGAGCCACAGGCAGCAAGGAAAAAAGCCAAGACAGTCATTAGAATAAGCAAATACCTCTTGTGCATGTTCTCAACCCTCTCTCACAGAATTTAATAAAACCTTAACCATATTAACCCAAATATTTGGGTTAATATTTATAAAAGGAATATTTTAGTTATAAATAACCATACTTTGGTAGAAATAAACCAGTAATAATACATTCACGAGAAAAAAGGCCCACCCAATAAGAATCAGTATGGAACCTTCCAAGAGCGCCCTGGAAGATGTTTTATAAATACGCACAAAAAAACGCCCGGAAATTCCGGACGTTTTTCCCTTTAACGATATGGATTTTGTTTTCCAGTACCGTTTGTCTCCCCTTTTTCTCTTCTTAATGCGTTAAGATCTTTCTTATTTTTGTTCTTTTTCTTTTCACCCATAAGATGACCTCCCTTCCCCTTTAGTTTGTCTAAATGGTCGGAAATCAGCAGAACCATTGGATGTCAGCGATTCCAGACACTGACGAATATGACAACCGCTGCAAACACAATGGCGGATATGGATAGAATTTTGATAAATCCTTTCTTAGATAAAGCGTTATTCGTTGTTTCTCGACGAGCTGTCCAATATAGAATTCCAAATGTGACGAGGAAGGCTGCCGGAAAAAACCATTCCATCTCCAATCCCTCCTTTACATCTTTTTGGATAGAATTACCCAGGAAAGGAATACTGTACAAATATTCAACGCAATCAACATCTGGATGACCATGGAGGCCGTAAGGTTAACTCCTGCTTCCAGCAGCGTAAGTAAAGCAAACATATAGATAAGCATGGCAAAAAAAGAATAGAACAATCCTTTATAACGAATCAGCTGCATACGCTCGTCCTTCTGTTTGAACTGTGGGTGCAGATACGCCATGGAAAAACTCATGACCGCCATCGATACCATTAAATAAGCAGGCATGGACGGCAGCGTTCCTGCAAGAACAGATATAAGAATGAAGAACAGCGCCTGTACACTGAATAGTCCACCTGCTACTTTATACGCCAGTGGATAATAATCCATTATTTTTCCTCCTCAAAAATAAATATATCTTCAATGGCAGCCTGAAAAATACGTGCAATTTTAAATGCTAAAGGCAGGGATGGATCATATCTTCCTTTCTCGATGGATATAATCGTCTGTCTGGAAACCCCTAACTTTTCTGCCAGACGATCCTGTGATAATTGATGTTTTTTTCTATAGGCTACTAAATGATTTTTCACAATTACCCTACCGCCCTTTCTATAAAAAGAATAATGTAAAGCCACCTTTACGTCAAGGTAACTTTACATTATTCTTTTCGATTCCCTGAGTTGTTTTTCAAGCAAGCTTTTTGTTTACCATAATTTTTTTATGTATAGTAAATGTGTGGGAATGATTTTTTATCGTGCTTCCTTTTTGCAAGAAGGCTGTATACGTCGTAAAATCAAAAGAAAGGAGGATGAATATGGCACAACAGATAAGTAATAAAATTGCGTACATAACCGGTGCAGGAAGAGGGATTGGTAAGGCCACTGCTTTGGCACTGGCAGAAGAGGGTGTTCACCTTGGCTTGATGGCCCGAACGGAGAGTTCTCTCCATGAGGTGGCTGAGGAAGCCGCGAAGTATGGTGTTAAAGCCGTCACAGCTCCTGTAGATATTTCGGACATCCAAGCGGTCAATAAAGCCGTAGCAACATTGGAGGCAGATTTGGGAAAAGCGGACATCCTTATTAATAACGCGGGGATCGGCTTGAACGGATCGTTCCTTGAGCTGGAGCCTGAAGAGTGGAAACGGACGTTTGAAGTAAATGTCTATGGTACTTACCATGTCACTAGAGCCGTCCTTCCTCACATGGTGGATAAGAATAAGGGAGATGTCATCACGATCTCATCCAGCAACGGTCTCAAAGCCACAGCAGGTTCAACTTCCTACAGCGCTTCTAAATTCGCTGTCCAGGGGATGACGGAAGCATTAATGCAGGAAGTTCGCCGCCATAACATTCGCGTCTTCACCATGAACCCGAGTCTTGTCGCAACAGAACTTGTCTTTGGTGACGAGCTGGAGGAGAAGAACCAAGACAAATTCATGCAGCCGGAAGACCTGGCAGAATTCATTATATCCCAGTTGAAACTGGATCAGCGTATTTTCATTAAACAATCGCTTCAATGGGCAACCAATCCATTTTAAATCAAAACACCTCTCATTTTATTGATGAGAGGTGTTTTGATTTCCCTTTCTTATTCCCGCTTTTCTTATAGGATTACTGATTAAAGACACCGTTTTTCATGGGCTTAATTGTTTTGAAATCACATCCGCGATGTACACACCGGAGGCAGCTGCCTGGGAGAGAGAATGCGTTTCGCCAGAGCAGTCTCCAGCCAGATAAAGTCCGGAAATCTCCGTTTCAAAGCAGCGGTCTGTCGACATTTTCGGTTCATAAAATTTAGCATCCATTCCATAAAGAAGGGTATCCTCATCCATAGTTACACCAGTCCAATTCTCTAACCTTCGGAGCAGCGTTTCCATCGCTGAAATATAAAGATCGGGAACTTCATCTTTAAGAAAACCAGGGTCCGCCGCAAGGGAAGGTTTGACCCGGTTGTAAGTCAATGTTGACGTTGGTTTGTTCTGCCGAAGATCCCCGAGCCGCTGGACGAGAATTCTTTCATCCTTTCGATTAATTCCTCCCAGCACCTTGGATGCTGCTTTCATAGCAGCTTCGTATGTATGGAAATACTGAGGAACGAAAAGGGTGAAATTTAAATTGCCGCTCGGACCGCCTCCCTCGTATTGATTCTGCCCATCTGCCATCGTCCATCCGTGCTGAAACTTTCTAATAATCCTTCCGTCCGGGTTCATGCAGTAGGTCGTAGCCTCCCATTCGTCCGCTGCTATCCTCCATTTTGTTTCAAATGTGCGATCCAGAATGCTGTCTAGCTGGCCACGCTTCATCTCCACTCTAAGCCCGAGATCAAGCCTTGTTTTCAAAGATTTTAATCCTAGTTCCGCTGCCTGATTGAGCATCCAGTCACTTCCGCTTTTTCCTGTTGCAAAAATCACCTTTTTTGTTCGGATGATCCCTTCACTCGTGCGGAGAAGAAAAACGTTCTCATTCGACGTGACCTCATATACATCGGTCTGGAAAGAGAAGCTGATGGATTTCTTCAAGGTTTCAAACATGTTCTGAAAAACACGTTTTGATACTTTTGTTCCCAAGTGCCGGACAGAGGTGGTCAGCATCTCCAGGGAGTGTTCACGCGCCTCTGCTGCCAATTCCTTATTCCACGTGTGATAGATCCTCTTCACGTCCCCACCATAATCACAAAGAATGTCATCAACAGCCTTCATGTATTCCATCGCTTTTCTGGAGCCGATTTTTTTATACAGTTCTCCTCCAAAAGCATTGGTATAATTGAATTTCCCTTCGGATTTTCCGAGACCGCCAAAGCCGAAATAACGATCGCATAACTGACCGCACGTACACGATTGTCCAATCTCCGACCCACAAAAACGATTGGCAAGAGGTTTTCCTTTATCTATTATTTTGATGGATAAAGGGTTTCTTTTCTGTGCCAGACGACAAGCAAGGAAGGCCGCACTTACACCGGCACCAATGATGGTGACGTCATACATCGGTCTTCACCTTTGCGTACACACACGTATCCGTAAGTTTCGATCCATCAACAGATTTGTCTTCATTCCTTAAGATCCCTTCAAGATCAAACCCCAGCCCTTCCGGGACAGCTCTGCTCCGTCGATTGTCGGACTCGCACCGTATTTCCACCCGTGCACAATGCAATCCTCTGAATGCATAATCTGTCAGCACCGATACCGCTTCCCTCATGTACCCTTTACCTGTTGCCTGCTTATCCAACCAGTACCCGATCTCTACTGCCGGGACATTCCAATTGATCCTGTGGAATCCACACGTCCCGACATAGCTGCCGCTTTCTTTCTCAAACAGAAGGTACCGGAGGTTTGTGCGAAGGTAGAATTTCGCACGGGATTCGCGCGCGTTCGCTTCTGTTTCTTCTACTGTGGGAAGCTGCTGCACGAAACCAAGCCAAGGACGCAGTTCCTCTATTGATCTGCGAATCGACGCATTGATCTCAGCCCCGTCCCCTGGTTCAGGTATCCTTAAGATTAACCGATCCGTTTCTAACTTCTCTTTCACATCCACCATTACCGGATTCAAAGTAACACCCCTTAAAAAAGAATATCTTTCACCCGCCTTATTCCTTCTTTCCAGTCGCTTCTCTCACCATAGTTATAAACTTGTCCGGACCACTATAGAAGGCTTGATCTGCCTCAAAACCCATCCGTGAATAAAGACGGATGGCACGCCTGTTAAACGTGGCAACAGATAGACGCAGACAGCTTTCGGAGTCTTTTTCCACCTCATCCAGTACAGCTTTGAAAAACGGTGTTCCTTTTCCCTGTCCCGTCCAGGACGGCTTCAACCCTACTCCAATATCCGTACAACGGCGCTCATAGGCTCCAAAAGGATACCCAGCGGGGACGCGGGCACTCGGACCAGTACAATAGAAGCCGATGAGGTTCTCCCCTACAAACGCTGCCACATAGCTTCCATCCAAACGCTCCTTCACATTTTCTTCGTTTACAGCTACATTATAAAAATCATAGGGCGGCTCATAAGCGAAACGAAGAGATTCTATCGCCAGCTTCTTCGTCATTGGATGAAAAGTGATGGACGTCATTGCAGTAAACACTCATGATTATAGAGATAAGCATAGCGTAAATCGATGAAGAGAAAATGAGTGTCCGTAAGCGGAAAACTAAAGGTACGAACCATTTCCTTCGTTTCAATATCGGAATAAAGGTCGGACAACAGCCCGGTATTCCAAGCCTTCATACGCATAACGTTCTCAAGGAAATATGGACGAAAAGCCCAGTTAGATCCTTTTTTGTGCGGCTCCATCTGCCATTCACTGTCACGCTTCCGAAAGTTGGCAGATACTTGCTGCCCTTCTCCATTACAAACGAACATCCGAAAACTCTCCTCATCAAAAAGATCCGTCACTTCTGCAATGAAAGTATCCGCTTTTTTAGGGCCCTCCCATTTTACCAGCAGTCCTTTCACCTTTTCTTCCCATTGCCTTACAAATAGCAGCCGTTCTTCTATAAGTGTGCGCTGTCTATGGACATATCTTTTTACCTTTTCGGACAGATCGACAGCCAGTGACTCCTTTTCAACAAGGTCAAACGACGGATACGCTAAGTAATACCCTTGGTAGTACCTGCTCCCATTTTTCCATGCGAAATAAAGCTGGAAATCATCCTCTATGTTTTCAAATAAGAGGGCTGCTCCTATCCTGTGGGCCAGCATAGACAAGGAAAACATGACATCCTGGAATTCGTCCCCGTTATGCTTACGGATAATGCCTGAATCTATTTTAAGAATATGCGGCTCTAATTGACGGATTCGGTCAATGTTCGAACTTTTTGCTCCGACGTGGTCTACGGCTACTTGAATACCGTACGTCTTGTAATATAGGAGAAGGTGACCGAGCGTTTCGAAATCTTCATCAAAATCATGCTCCGTCACTTCAATCACGACCCTGTTCAAGTGAAAACCTTTTTGGTCATACAAAAGAAGCGTCTCCAGAAGAGCTTCTCCATCGTTCACGAGGAGCTGGCTGGCATTCCTGTTGATGAACAGCATTCCGTCCTTCTCCTTCTCCAACATCTCGTCCATTGCAAGTTTCAACAGGTGTTGATCGACTTCCTCTTTGAATTCTTCCGGCACATCTTCATCTTGGAAAAAAGGGCCCAATGACTTCCAGCGGTCTTCATCCTGGATACGTCCCAATACCTCATATCCGATCACATCATGATCGATTGCTCCAATCACCGGTTGGAAGACAGGCTTGATATTATGTAAATTCCCAATGACATCGAACGGGTCCATGTGTCCTCCTCCTCTTATCCTTTTCCCACATTATACAACAATTCTGACTATGATCTAGAACATTTCCACCTTTTCTACCCATCTCCCCGCAACCTCAGGGAGCAATCGCAGCGATATTTTCGGCATGCTTTCCACTTTCTAAACAAACCGGCGCCGTATGTGTAAATACAGCAAAAAATAGTTCACCGATCTGGGCATTCGCACATACGTTATCAAAACAAGTGACTTTTGGAGGAGGGCGGGGTATGAAAGAGATGGAATCAACCTGCGTTCGTGTTAAAGAAGTATATGACTGGATGGAAACCCGTACATGTAAAGAATTGGTGCGCCGCGTACTCGTTCCTAATTCCACTTCCGAAGCAGAAGAGTGTATTTGTATTCCTTATTATGTAAGAAATGATTCAGAAGACCCTTCGCCCATTTATACAACCGTCGGTCTTAATGCTGTAGAAAGCTGTTATGCTGTAACCCATACATGCACCGGGAACTGTGAACTGACTATATTAGTCAATGGAAAGGAAGAGACTTCCCTCGCTTCCGGGGATACGCACCTGGCTGAAAAGGATCATCTAGAATCGATCACCATTCTTCCAGATCCTTATGGGCAAGGATGCAAGGGGACTTTGACCTTGGATATTTCTTACTCCGCCGGCTACCCGGCTCGCGAGTTTCAACGGAGAGAGCTCCCCTGTTATTTAACCACCGCAGAAGGAACTATCCTAACGTCTGCTGGTCCAGATACGTTCTACTGGCAGATTGAGAAAACATCCGAACAGCGCTCTTTCCCTTTGAGGGACGGAAGCCGGGTTCTGCTTAATAGAATTTCAGCAGCTTTCCGCACACACGTTACCGTAGATATTTATGATCGTGCTGGTGACGTCGTTACCCCCTGTACCTTCCCCGTAGAAATAGAAGAGACGTACTATCTATGTGCACCGGATGGTTGCAAATTCGAGGGATATGTTACTGAATTTCTTCCCAACGCATACGTCATCCCTGCAGAAGAAAATGGATGCGTATGTCTGGATATCCATCTATCCTTATGTATCTCCCATCACATGAAAGCCTTCGGTGACCGAACAGCAGCTATAAGGGGAGCACTATGTTCACCTAGAGAAGACATTCCTCTTCCATGTACTCCCCCACCTGTACCCATCTGTTAATACGTGCGTATATTTCTATGCGTATTACAAGAAGCATTTGCCGGCTCCCCTAATTCTTAAAAGAAGCTGGCGAAATACTTCTCGTTATACTAATTCGTCATCAATACGGATGATTGTAAGAGTAGCTCCTTGACCATCCTGCAAAGTTGCTGCACCCAGGAGGCCGAATAATTCAAGGCTAATCGTGTCTCCCACATCCAGGGATACTATAATATCCGCATTAAAACTGCTGACACTTAACACAGGGTTGGTCTCAGAGGCTTCCAATGGAGTACCATTGACCGTAAGTCTTGCTCCCAATAGTAATGCAGCTGTTGTATTTACTTTGTAGGACAAATAATAACGCCCGGAAAGTGTGATAGTAAATACCGTGTCTGTAGGATCTACTGTGATATTTTTTACATTCTGTGAGTTCGGTAATGGAACGGTTGTTCCTCCAAGTACCACAGCAATTAGAGCTCCTTCTGTATTAGCCGCGAATCCAGATGTTTCCGTAACAACAGGACCTGCTGGACCAGCGGGTCCTACTTCTCCTTGCGGGCCTGCCTCCCCCTGTGGACCTGCCGGACCTGTTTCTCCCTGTGGACCTGCCGGACCTGCCTCTCCCTGTGGACCTGCCGGACCTGCCGGGCCTTCAGGTCCTCTTAAACCGCGGACACAATCTCCACTTCCATCATAAAAGTTTATAGCCATTACTCTGTTTCTCCCTTCCATAATAGTAAGAATTCCTGCCCATAGCCGGAATTTTTTACACTGCATCACAATTGACTTGATAACGCGGCGTCAAACAAACTAACCCGGAGGAAATATCTCCTTCTTCGCTATCAGGTACAGTGACTTCAATGCGCGTAAAGTTCGTTGCGGTAAAGCTTACACTGCCCCCCGCATATACAATTAAAGGCGTGCCTACCTGCGTTCCATCATTATAAAAAGTGACGCTGATAAACTCGGCAGCACCAGAGTCATACGCAACGAAACCGGAACTAAAAACGTTCACTCCACTTGTCACATATATATCTTGGTTGACTCCCTGCGGCATGCTCCATCCTACGCAGACTTTATCCTTAACAAAATCACAAGATACCGTAGTATCCGTATTGAAACAATCAAAACAATCGGAACAACTCGCCATTCTTTTAACCTCCGTTCGCCATAAATAAGAACTACAGTCATATCGTATTAGTTAATATCTGAACCGGAGACGGCCAATGACTCATACAGGATGAATTTATAGGTATTTATAATTTCCTTTTTTAAATGTACATAGTAAAAAATACCGAGACCTCCTCCAAATATGGAAGAATATCGCGGTTTTATAACCCTTACTCTTTTGTTGTCAGTATTTATTGACCGGAGAAGATGTCAGGGCTCATCTTTTCCGGCAGATAAAAGGCGATGTCAGGTAGAAATGCCACGAATAACAACACGACAACCACCACTGCTATATAAGGAATAACTGCTTTGAACGAACGCTCCACAGGCAGCTTTCCGATCTTCGCAGCTAGTAGGAGACATAGTCCGTAAGGCGGGGTAACCAATCCTACAGCAAGCGTCATAACGGTAACGATCCCCAGCAGTACCGGACTTACATCGAAAGTCAATGCCACGGGAAGCAGGACAGGGATAAACAGAATCATGGCAGGTATGGCATCCATAAATGTTCCAACAAATAAAAAGAAAGCGATAACAATTAACAGGAAGACCCACTTGCTGTCAATGTTGTTTGCGAAGAATTGCTCCGCCCAAGTGGACAACTGATAATAACTCATCAATTCTCCAAGCGCATTTGCAGCTGCTAACGCAAACAAGGAAAGGGAACTTAATGTAAGTGTATCAACAAGAATTTTAGGAAAATCCTTGATTTTCAATGTCTTGTAATAAAACATCCCCACGATAACCGTATAAATAGAGGCGAAAGCTGCTGCTTCTGTAGCTGTAAAGATGCCTGTGATGATCCCTCCAATCAAGATGACAGGAGTCATTAATGCCGGGACCGCATCAAAAAACTGCTTGAAGAAATTTGATATTGAGGCTTTTTGATAGGTCGGGTATCCTTTCTTTAAAGCCAGGAAATAAACAATGACCATCATGGAAATGCCTACGAGGATCCCCGGGATAATGCCCGCCAGGAATAGAGCACCTACAGAAACATTCGTAAGTCCAGCGTATATAATCATAGGAATGCTGGGCGGGATGATAACTCCAATAGTAGAAGAGGCTGCAGTAACTCCGACAGCCGTACCGGTATCATACCCCTGCTTTTTCATATTGGGAATTAAAATTTTCCCAACTCCTGCTGTGTCTGCCTGGGAAGCTCCAGACACCCCGGCGAACAACATAGATACAAGGATGTTGGCATGGGCCAGTCCACCCTTTATATGCCCGACCATGGACAAAGAAAAATCAATGAGTTTCTGGGATATCTTTCCACTGTTCATTAGATTCGCTGCAAGGATGAACAAGGGAACTGCCAGCAGGACAAATGAATCCAAGCCGTTGAACATTTTAACCGGGATGGTGACTTCAGGAATATAAGGGATATTAAATATGCCCACGAGAGCAACGATTCCAATGACGAAAGCGATGGGAATCCCTATGACCATCAATAAAATAAAAATGCCGACTAATAATGGACCGATCATAGTGCTGCCTCCTCTTTGGAGAATTCCTTAATGTTTTTAATAACGTGGCCAAGCGTGTAAACTGCCATCGTAGCTCCCATAACAGGAACGGAAATCCACACATAGCCCATTTTCATAGCCTCTATAGATACCCATTCATAATCCCAGAAGCTGACGGCTGCCTGCCATCCAAAATATACGATAGCTGTACTGAATAATAGAATGATAAGATCATTAATCAAATACAGAACGTTTTTGTATTTCCCTTTTGCTTTCCTTAATAAGAAATCAAACTGAAAATGTTCCCTCCGGTTCACCATGACACCAGCCCCCATGAATACAGACCATATGAAGGAGTACGTAGCGAGCTCTTCGGTCCATATAGCGGAAATGCCCATAAATCGAGTGACTACTTGAATGACAATCGTAACGAAGAAAGTAAGAAGGAACACAACACCGATGGTCAGTTGGACTCTTTCCAGTAGTTTTATCATCTACACTTGGCCTCCCTGATGAAATTAGGAAGCCGGGATCGGCCGGCTCCCTTCCTTTCTATTCCAATTCTTTGATTTGCTTAAGGATATCCTGCGCACCAACTTTATCCGCCGTCTCCTTTTGGATCGGTTCAGCCGCATCCATGAATGGTTGGCGATCAATTTCGTTCACTTCCGCCCCATCTTTTACTGCCTGCTCCTTATACTCTTCTTCCTGGGCATTTACCGCTTCTCTTTCTGCCTTTACGGATGCTTCGGCAGCTTCTAAGACTGCTTTCTTCTGCTCTTCTGAATAGTTATCGAACTTTTTGCCGTTAATCAAAAGAAAACGTGTCGTATAGTCATGGGCTGTTTCAGTAATATATTTACCATTATCTACTTTGTGATGATTTTGCTGCACGAAATACGGATAGGAGTTTTCAGCCGCATCTACAACGCCCTGCTGCATTCCCTGGTACAGCTCTCCCCATGCCACAGACGTAGGAACCGCGCCGACCTGTTCCCAATAATCCGCTACTGCACCGGAGGTCTGTGTTCGATATTTCATGCCCTTAATGTCTTCGATTGTTTTAAGAGGTTTCTTTCCATAGTAATGTCGTACACCCGCCGACCAATATCCCAGCAATTTAAAATCATTCTTTGATTTCTCATTGATGATATCGGCCATTTCCTTTCCTATGGAACCGTCAACTACCTTTTCCCAATGGTCATAATTTTTAAATACATAGGGTACTGCAAAAAGGTCAATCTCTTCAATTCCCGTTTTAGACATAAAGCCGGGAGAAACAAGAACGATATCTGCTCCGCCAAGTTTTAATTTCTCCACCAACTCTGATTCACTTGTTCCCAATGTGCCTGCATGAACTTCTACTTCAATTCCCGCGCCTGCACTTTCAGCCGTTTCTTTGAAAGCTTCCATCCCAATTTGATAAGGGTTTTCCGGAGACGTTTGGTTATGAGCGGCTACGATCTTGATGCTTCCTTCTCCGGAAGGATTCTTAGCTTCACCATTGCTGCAGCCTGCTGAGACAAAAGCGATGATTGCAAAAGAACAAAAAGCCATTAGTAATTTCTTCATTAAATGTCCTCCTCCTATTGGATGCGCTTACATAGTAGAAAAAGATAGATTTATTTTTTTCTTCACCATCGAGACATAATCCTCGGTTAACTGTTCCAACGACGTGTAATCTTCGGTCTTTTGATAGGCAGAGGGTCGGACCAATTGGCTTCCAATCCCGACAGCATCCGCGCCGCTTGTCAAATATTCCTCCATATTCCCGAGATGAATCCCCCCTGTAGCCATAACTTTAATGTCAGGGAACGGACCTTTTAGACTTTTAATATATTGCGGGCCCATAACATGCGCTGGAAATACTTTAACCATTGCAACTCCGTACGTTAGCGCCTGGCTGATTTCCGTTGGAGTGAGGACTCCCGGAACACATAGTTTCCGGTATCGGTGGGTAAGCTTTATTGTGTCGATGTTCAATCCCGGAGATACGATGAATTCTGCTCCTGAAGCAATCATTTCCTTCGCCGTTTCTGGATCAAGCACCGTACCAGCACCAACCAGCATCCTAGTTCCGAACTCTTTCTTCACATCAGCTATCATGGCTGCCGCTCCAGGTGTCTCTGCCGTAATCTCCACTGCTTTTATACCACCTCTAAGCAAGGCTTCCGTAATGGGAACAATCTTATCTCGTTCTACCCCTCTGATGACAGGAGTCAGGCACAGCTTATTTAAGATCTCTTCCTGCACAGTTTCCCCTCCTATTCTAAATTGGCGTGTCTTGCCGCCATTTCTTCTTGATCGCCACCCACTACCTGTATAACCACAGCATCCAAAAAGAGGTGGACGGATTGATCAAACTGGTTACCAAGAGGCTGAATGGTTTCCGGTTCACCCGCGTTTCTTTTCTTCGTCGCTGCAGGAACAAGAACATATGTATCGCACTTATCCAGAATTGGCGCATCCGAATTAGTAGTAACAACAGCGGTTCTCGCTCCTGCTCCAGCCGCCGTTTCCGTATATTGGACAAGACCTGAGGTCGTACCGGAACCAGTTATGGCAATAAGGAGATCCCCTTTTTCGATAGTTGGTGTAATTGTTTCCCCGGTTACATACACTTCAAATCCTCCATGCATAAGCCTCATCGCAAACGCTTTTCCCATTAAACCCGACCGGCCTTCTCCCGTCACGAATATCCGATTTGCTTTGCCTAATTCCGCTGCAAGTTTCAAGGCTTGGTCCTCATTTATATTACGAAGCACATCCGTGACTTCCTTGGCTACCTCAACAATAATTTCCTTCAACCTTCATCGCCCCCTTTATAGCTTCCGCTTCCGCTTTTGGATTCTCTGCTTTCGTTAGTGCACTGCCCACAATGACGATTTGCGGTTCGTACTCGGACAAGGTCTTTATTTTAT
This sequence is a window from Bacillus sp. SB49. Protein-coding genes within it:
- a CDS encoding TRAP transporter small permease; its protein translation is MIKLLERVQLTIGVVFLLTFFVTIVIQVVTRFMGISAIWTEELATYSFIWSVFMGAGVMVNRREHFQFDFLLRKAKGKYKNVLYLINDLIILLFSTAIVYFGWQAAVSFWDYEWVSIEAMKMGYVWISVPVMGATMAVYTLGHVIKNIKEFSKEEAAL
- a CDS encoding bifunctional 4-hydroxy-2-oxoglutarate aldolase/2-dehydro-3-deoxy-phosphogluconate aldolase; the encoded protein is MQEEILNKLCLTPVIRGVERDKIVPITEALLRGGIKAVEITAETPGAAAMIADVKKEFGTRMLVGAGTVLDPETAKEMIASGAEFIVSPGLNIDTIKLTHRYRKLCVPGVLTPTEISQALTYGVAMVKVFPAHVMGPQYIKSLKGPFPDIKVMATGGIHLGNMEEYLTSGADAVGIGSQLVRPSAYQKTEDYTSLEQLTEDYVSMVKKKINLSFSTM
- a CDS encoding TRAP transporter substrate-binding protein, with the protein product MKKLLMAFCSFAIIAFVSAGCSNGEAKNPSGEGSIKIVAAHNQTSPENPYQIGMEAFKETAESAGAGIEVEVHAGTLGTSESELVEKLKLGGADIVLVSPGFMSKTGIEEIDLFAVPYVFKNYDHWEKVVDGSIGKEMADIINEKSKNDFKLLGYWSAGVRHYYGKKPLKTIEDIKGMKYRTQTSGAVADYWEQVGAVPTSVAWGELYQGMQQGVVDAAENSYPYFVQQNHHKVDNGKYITETAHDYTTRFLLINGKKFDNYSEEQKKAVLEAAEASVKAEREAVNAQEEEYKEQAVKDGAEVNEIDRQPFMDAAEPIQKETADKVGAQDILKQIKELE
- the hxlB gene encoding 6-phospho-3-hexuloisomerase — encoded protein: MKEIIVEVAKEVTDVLRNINEDQALKLAAELGKANRIFVTGEGRSGLMGKAFAMRLMHGGFEVYVTGETITPTIEKGDLLIAITGSGTTSGLVQYTETAAGAGARTAVVTTNSDAPILDKCDTYVLVPAATKKRNAGEPETIQPLGNQFDQSVHLFLDAVVIQVVGGDQEEMAARHANLE